In Numidum massiliense, a single genomic region encodes these proteins:
- a CDS encoding TipC family immunity protein, producing the protein MRWKVALILLVLVAALYLYKTSQIKNAFDEMYYDKVPSFFGGYSPASFKGTRILEPLDNMARYIAEDHISEGYNSSYLKENEVYNIYFYRGTKKIVLSLNKLIDERTNLRVKCEYNVKNREMSQLPVTVITENSNGESIVIEGHTRVIDFLKKHGITERTIEEYRHYMLYDTLLANWFKENKGKSKFDLNNIGELTIVKD; encoded by the coding sequence ATGCGGTGGAAGGTTGCACTTATCTTGCTTGTATTGGTGGCTGCGCTATATCTTTATAAGACGAGTCAAATCAAGAACGCGTTTGATGAGATGTATTACGATAAAGTGCCGTCGTTTTTTGGCGGTTATAGTCCAGCGAGTTTTAAAGGGACGAGAATATTGGAACCCTTGGATAATATGGCTAGATATATAGCAGAAGACCATATTTCTGAAGGGTACAATAGTAGTTACTTGAAGGAAAACGAAGTATACAATATATATTTTTATCGTGGGACAAAAAAAATAGTCCTTAGCTTAAATAAGTTAATTGATGAGAGAACAAATTTAAGGGTAAAGTGCGAATATAATGTAAAGAACCGAGAGATGAGCCAACTTCCCGTTACAGTTATTACAGAAAATTCGAATGGTGAAAGCATAGTTATTGAAGGTCACACTCGTGTTATAGACTTTCTTAAAAAGCATGGCATCACCGAGCGTACAATAGAAGAATATCGGCATTACATGCTGTACGATACGCTGTTAGCCAATTGGTTTAAGGAAAACAAAGGCAAATCGAAATTTGACCTTAACAATATAGGGGAGCTAACAATTGTTAAGGATTGA
- a CDS encoding TipC family immunity protein, whose protein sequence is MRWKIALILVVLVAALYLYKTSQIKNAFDEMYYDKVPSLFGGYSPASFKGTRILEAIDDIARYMSKDFISEFYNSGYLRDDEDLYLYFYRNKEVLLLSFNKMIDSKTSIQVNYEYVVNRKELKQLLIKIYTENPNGDDIIIERPYEVTKFLKKHGITKRTIEEYRHYMLYETLLANWFKENKGKSKFDLNNIGELTIVKQ, encoded by the coding sequence ATGCGGTGGAAGATTGCACTTATCTTGGTTGTATTGGTGGCTGCGCTGTATCTTTATAAGACGAGTCAAATCAAGAACGCGTTTGATGAGATGTATTACGATAAAGTGCCGTCGCTTTTTGGCGGTTATAGTCCAGCGAGTTTTAAAGGGACGAGAATATTGGAAGCTATAGATGACATCGCTCGTTATATGTCAAAAGACTTTATTTCTGAGTTTTATAATAGTGGTTATCTGAGGGATGACGAAGATTTATATCTGTATTTTTATAGAAACAAGGAGGTATTACTGCTCAGTTTTAATAAAATGATCGATAGCAAAACTAGTATTCAAGTTAATTATGAGTATGTTGTAAATAGGAAAGAACTTAAGCAACTTCTGATCAAGATTTACACTGAAAATCCTAATGGAGACGATATTATCATAGAAAGGCCGTATGAAGTTACAAAATTCCTTAAGAAACACGGCATCACAAAGCGTACAATAGAGGAATATCGGCATTATATGTTGTATGAGACGCTTCTGGCCAATTGGTTTAAGGAAAACAAAGGCAAATCGAAATTTGATCTTAACAATATAGGGGAGTTAACAATTGTAAAGCAGTGA
- a CDS encoding DinB family protein: MQHHSVQMYNYHTWANQQVLAHLRELPEDIFRREIPSVFPSISEVLVHMYVADKMWVEALRKKLPFDDVAKLSEQLKDEMATKNLEEMDAMFGQSSEECRTFFAQHCDLEKTFTLEHPNWEKKQLRIADVVDHLVNHGTYHRGHISAMLRQMGHKGVSTDYVFYLLR, from the coding sequence ATGCAACATCATTCCGTACAAATGTATAACTATCACACGTGGGCCAACCAACAGGTGCTTGCCCACTTGCGTGAACTTCCCGAAGACATTTTTCGACGGGAGATTCCTAGCGTTTTTCCTTCGATTTCCGAAGTGCTCGTTCATATGTACGTCGCCGATAAAATGTGGGTAGAGGCGTTGCGCAAGAAGCTGCCCTTTGACGACGTAGCAAAGCTAAGTGAACAGTTGAAGGACGAAATGGCAACGAAAAACCTAGAGGAAATGGATGCGATGTTTGGCCAGTCTTCCGAGGAGTGCCGAACATTTTTCGCACAACATTGCGACTTGGAGAAGACTTTTACGCTAGAACACCCAAACTGGGAAAAAAAACAACTTCGCATTGCCGATGTGGTTGATCACCTCGTCAATCACGGGACGTACCACCGGGGACATATTTCGGCGATGTTACGCCAAATGGGGCACAAAGGCGTGTCTACTGACTACGTGTTTTATTTGTTACGCTAA
- a CDS encoding amino acid ABC transporter permease, whose protein sequence is MDQFVESFTRTFIGFVKAAGVTLQLTVVSLLLASVIGLAFAFLKLSKRRTLRLIADGYIGIIRGTPLIVQIMWLYFGITKFVVLSKFWAGALALAIHSGAYIAEIFRGSIQSVDKGQMEAARSLGMSNTLAMKRIILPQALRRAIPPLGNQFIIGLKDSSLVAFIGVTEIFNLSMSEAAATFRQLEFYTIAGLYYLVLILLFTMIVNKIEKRLDQGRR, encoded by the coding sequence ATGGATCAATTTGTCGAGAGTTTTACTAGGACGTTTATCGGTTTTGTGAAAGCGGCAGGCGTAACATTGCAATTGACGGTCGTGTCTCTATTGTTAGCTTCTGTCATCGGTCTCGCGTTTGCTTTTTTGAAACTGTCGAAGCGGCGTACGCTGCGGTTAATTGCGGACGGTTACATTGGCATCATTCGTGGGACACCGTTAATTGTGCAAATCATGTGGTTATATTTCGGAATTACCAAATTTGTCGTATTGTCTAAGTTTTGGGCGGGTGCTTTAGCACTAGCGATTCACAGTGGTGCTTACATTGCCGAAATATTCCGTGGATCGATCCAGTCGGTTGATAAAGGCCAAATGGAGGCGGCACGTTCGTTAGGAATGTCCAACACGTTGGCGATGAAGCGAATTATTTTACCCCAGGCGCTACGGCGCGCAATCCCTCCGCTCGGAAATCAGTTTATTATCGGTTTGAAAGATTCCTCTCTCGTCGCGTTTATTGGAGTGACGGAAATTTTCAACTTATCGATGAGTGAGGCTGCAGCTACGTTTCGACAACTAGAATTTTACACTATTGCTGGGTTGTACTATTTAGTACTGATCCTACTGTTTACGATGATCGTGAACAAAATTGAGAAGCGGCTCGACCAGGGGAGGAGGTGA
- a CDS encoding amino acid ABC transporter ATP-binding protein, producing the protein MIKIRGLQKKFGDVSVLKDVSLDVGEQEVVVILGASGSGKSTLLRCMNCLEIKDAGQLWFDGHRIEPYSTNINQIRADIGMVFQHFNLFPHMTVLENVIEAPVHVKRDNKADAKEQALLLLNKVGMADKIDVYPEKLSGGQKQRVAIARALAMNPRVMLFDEPTSALDPELVGEVLQVMKELVQESMTMVVVTHEIGFAREVADRVVFMHDGVIAEEGKPDEFFRNPQHPKAEQFLNSVL; encoded by the coding sequence ATGATTAAAATACGGGGGTTACAGAAAAAGTTTGGCGATGTATCGGTGTTGAAAGATGTTAGTTTGGATGTCGGGGAGCAGGAAGTTGTCGTTATTCTCGGTGCGAGCGGCTCGGGAAAGAGCACGTTACTTAGGTGTATGAACTGTTTGGAGATAAAAGATGCGGGACAATTATGGTTCGATGGGCATCGAATTGAACCTTACAGCACCAATATAAATCAGATTCGCGCCGACATTGGCATGGTCTTTCAACATTTCAACCTATTTCCCCATATGACCGTGTTAGAAAACGTGATTGAGGCACCTGTACACGTCAAGCGCGATAATAAGGCAGATGCAAAAGAACAGGCACTATTGCTACTAAATAAGGTAGGAATGGCCGATAAAATAGACGTTTATCCGGAAAAGTTGTCCGGGGGGCAAAAACAACGGGTGGCGATTGCCCGGGCGCTAGCGATGAATCCGCGTGTCATGTTGTTCGATGAGCCGACGTCAGCGCTCGATCCCGAGTTGGTCGGGGAAGTGTTGCAAGTGATGAAAGAGCTCGTGCAAGAGAGCATGACAATGGTTGTCGTCACACACGAGATCGGTTTTGCCCGCGAAGTGGCAGACCGAGTCGTATTTATGCACGACGGAGTCATTGCCGAGGAGGGGAAGCCGGATGAATTTTTCCGCAATCCGCAGCACCCGAAGGCAGAACAGTTTTTAAATAGTGTGTTATAA
- a CDS encoding ABC transporter substrate-binding protein: MLLAVACATEENGQVDGANGEKKGDGEVFTFAMSGLYPPFNYQDSGKLTGFDVEVGIALAEKMGMKPEPVSNPWQTILAALESGKFDAIIGSMAITKQREKKVDFSDPYYESGAQIFVSHKNSSIKKADDLKGKEIGVVVSSSFEKVAKEYTDKVVTYDSDVTALQDLLVDGRLDAVITDELVGKHAINHNGLKVKPVGDPLYTDKMAIAVQKGNKQLLEKINKALKEIIDDGTHAKISEKYFGENILN; encoded by the coding sequence ATGCTTTTGGCGGTCGCTTGTGCGACAGAGGAAAACGGTCAAGTAGACGGCGCTAATGGTGAAAAAAAGGGGGATGGTGAGGTATTTACGTTTGCCATGAGTGGGCTTTACCCCCCGTTTAACTACCAAGATAGTGGTAAGTTAACGGGCTTCGACGTCGAAGTTGGGATCGCCCTCGCAGAGAAAATGGGGATGAAGCCTGAACCCGTGTCCAACCCGTGGCAGACGATATTAGCAGCACTAGAATCGGGTAAGTTCGATGCGATTATCGGGAGTATGGCGATTACGAAACAAAGGGAAAAGAAGGTTGACTTTTCTGACCCGTACTACGAATCAGGGGCGCAAATCTTCGTATCGCATAAAAACTCTTCCATTAAAAAAGCGGATGATTTAAAGGGGAAAGAGATTGGTGTAGTCGTTTCGAGCAGTTTTGAGAAGGTGGCGAAGGAATACACTGATAAAGTTGTGACGTACGACAGCGATGTGACAGCACTGCAAGATTTACTCGTCGACGGTCGTCTCGATGCCGTTATTACCGACGAATTAGTCGGGAAACACGCCATTAATCATAACGGCTTGAAAGTGAAACCGGTCGGTGACCCTCTTTATACAGATAAAATGGCGATTGCCGTGCAAAAGGGAAATAAACAATTGCTAGAGAAAATTAACAAGGCGTTAAAAGAAATAATCGACGACGGCACCCATGCTAAAATTAGTGAAAAGTATTTCGGCGAAAATATATTGAATTGA
- a CDS encoding energy-coupling factor transporter transmembrane component T family protein, translating into MAVDMLSYIERQSPIHNLTGATKLLCFLMWSAAGMLTYDTRVLLFLFVGSIVIFKISKVKWREISFIIYFILIFLIINDVAIFIFSPQEGVKIYGTKHVLFPIAGNYVVTAEQLFYEFNVTLKYLTVIPTALLFILTTNPSEFASSLNRIGVSYRVAYSVAIALRYIPDIQRDFRDISLAQQARGIDLSRKEKLFKRIKNASAIVLPLIFSSLERIETISNVMELRGFGKNNKRTWYAARPFQTQDYVALTFVAAVLIVSLIVTFHDGNRFYNPFV; encoded by the coding sequence GTGGCAGTAGACATGTTATCGTACATCGAGCGCCAGTCGCCGATTCACAACTTAACTGGGGCGACGAAACTGCTCTGTTTTCTCATGTGGTCGGCGGCGGGCATGCTCACATACGACACGCGCGTCCTCCTCTTTTTATTCGTAGGGAGTATCGTCATTTTTAAAATATCGAAAGTAAAATGGCGCGAAATATCGTTCATTATTTATTTTATACTTATATTTCTCATAATAAACGATGTTGCCATTTTCATCTTTTCTCCGCAAGAGGGGGTGAAAATTTACGGGACGAAACACGTGCTGTTTCCGATTGCCGGCAACTATGTCGTCACAGCGGAACAGTTGTTTTACGAATTTAACGTGACGCTTAAATATTTGACCGTCATCCCCACGGCGTTGCTGTTCATCTTGACGACCAATCCGAGCGAGTTCGCATCCTCGCTCAACCGGATCGGCGTCAGTTACCGCGTCGCCTACTCGGTCGCGATCGCCTTACGTTACATCCCGGACATTCAGCGCGACTTTCGCGACATCTCACTCGCACAACAGGCGCGCGGCATCGACCTATCGCGCAAAGAAAAGTTGTTTAAGAGGATTAAAAACGCCTCCGCGATCGTCTTGCCGCTCATTTTTTCCAGCCTCGAACGTATCGAGACGATTAGCAATGTGATGGAGCTACGCGGCTTCGGCAAAAACAACAAACGGACGTGGTATGCCGCCCGCCCATTTCAAACACAAGATTATGTCGCCCTCACCTTTGTCGCCGCCGTCTTAATCGTATCGCTCATCGTCACCTTCCACGACGGAAATCGGTTCTACAACCCATTTGTTTAA
- a CDS encoding ABC transporter ATP-binding protein yields MTKEPIIAFKNFGFKYRSQAEPTLYDINLTIYKGEKVLIIGPSGSGKSTLAHCVNGLIPFSYKGDITGSLTIAGRETKDKSIFKLSKVVGTVLQDPDGQFIGLTVGEDIAFALENDCVPQAQMRTRVEKVAQMVDMNDHLPSGVHQLSGGQKQRVALAGVMVDDVDILLFDEPLANLDPATGKHAIELIDLIQQQTDTTVVIVEHRLEDVLYREVDRIVVVNEGRIVAALPPDELLATTVLEDCGIREPLYVTALKYAGCEITSAMRPRHIAHIQLDSCKQKLTNWLASTHLPAARSDAAPLLELKNISFSYAPGKKVLQDVSFAVSKGEMVSIVGKNGAGKSTLSKLICGFERPNGGRILFDGRDITADTIKERALRIGMVMQNPNQMISKHMIFDEVALGLVVRGVPEADIRPRVEEALKVCGLYPYRNWPIAALSFGQKKRVTIASILVLNPEVIILDEPTAGQDFRHYTEIMEFLSQLNRQGVTILMITHDMHLMLEYTPRAIVIGDGTTLADDTAANILTDRELIARANLKETSLFTLAERAHLANPRQFVQHFIAYDQEVRATWQ; encoded by the coding sequence ATGACTAAAGAACCGATCATCGCGTTTAAAAACTTCGGCTTCAAGTACCGCAGCCAAGCGGAACCGACGCTTTACGATATTAACTTGACGATTTACAAAGGCGAAAAGGTGCTCATCATCGGACCTTCCGGTTCGGGAAAAAGCACCCTCGCCCACTGTGTCAACGGACTCATCCCTTTTTCCTACAAAGGTGACATTACCGGAAGCTTGACCATTGCTGGGCGCGAAACGAAGGATAAGAGCATTTTTAAGCTATCAAAAGTGGTCGGTACGGTTTTGCAAGACCCGGATGGCCAGTTCATCGGCCTCACCGTTGGCGAGGACATCGCTTTTGCGTTAGAAAACGACTGCGTGCCGCAAGCGCAAATGCGCACGCGCGTCGAAAAAGTGGCGCAAATGGTCGACATGAACGACCACTTGCCCTCCGGCGTGCACCAGTTGTCCGGTGGCCAAAAACAGCGTGTCGCCCTAGCGGGCGTCATGGTCGACGACGTCGATATTTTACTGTTCGACGAACCGCTCGCGAACTTGGATCCTGCCACAGGAAAGCACGCGATTGAACTGATTGATCTCATCCAACAGCAGACCGACACGACGGTCGTCATCGTCGAACATCGGTTGGAGGACGTGTTATACCGCGAGGTCGATCGCATCGTCGTCGTGAACGAAGGCCGCATCGTCGCCGCTCTGCCGCCGGACGAACTGCTCGCGACGACAGTGTTGGAAGACTGCGGCATACGGGAACCGCTGTACGTGACCGCATTGAAATATGCCGGTTGTGAGATTACATCGGCAATGCGCCCACGGCACATTGCACACATTCAGCTAGACTCATGCAAACAGAAGCTGACGAACTGGTTGGCAAGTACGCATCTACCCGCCGCACGAAGCGACGCTGCCCCGCTATTGGAGCTAAAGAACATTAGCTTCAGTTACGCGCCCGGGAAAAAAGTGCTGCAAGACGTTTCTTTTGCAGTATCTAAGGGAGAAATGGTGAGCATCGTCGGCAAAAACGGTGCCGGTAAGTCGACGCTGTCCAAATTAATTTGCGGCTTTGAACGACCGAACGGCGGGCGCATCTTATTCGATGGGCGAGACATTACAGCGGACACGATCAAAGAGCGGGCATTACGTATCGGCATGGTAATGCAAAACCCGAATCAAATGATCTCGAAACACATGATCTTCGATGAAGTCGCCTTAGGCCTCGTCGTGCGCGGTGTTCCCGAGGCAGACATACGCCCGCGGGTCGAAGAAGCGCTAAAAGTTTGCGGTTTGTATCCGTATCGCAACTGGCCGATCGCGGCACTAAGTTTTGGACAAAAAAAACGCGTCACGATTGCCTCCATTTTAGTGTTAAATCCGGAAGTGATCATTTTGGACGAGCCGACAGCGGGGCAAGACTTTCGCCATTATACGGAAATTATGGAGTTTTTATCGCAGCTCAACCGTCAAGGGGTGACGATTCTCATGATTACCCACGACATGCACTTAATGCTCGAATACACCCCGCGGGCGATCGTCATCGGGGACGGAACGACACTCGCCGACGACACTGCGGCGAATATCCTAACCGACCGCGAACTCATCGCACGAGCTAACCTAAAAGAAACGTCACTTTTTACGTTAGCTGAACGCGCTCATCTAGCCAATCCGCGGCAATTTGTGCAACATTTTATCGCGTACGATCAGGAGGTGCGTGCGACGTGGCAGTAG
- a CDS encoding ECF-type riboflavin transporter substrate-binding protein → MGEKKLSTKTIVAIGIGTAVFVILGRFVVIPTGVPNTTIETSYAFLALMALLYGPVAGGLIGFIGHALKDAIFYGSPWWSWVLVSAFVGFLFGLAFKKINIEEGEFGVKQIVRFNIAQVIIQAIGWPLIAPILDIVIYAEPANKVFLQGIVSGGLNMLSVGILGTLLVTVYAKSRTKSGSLHKE, encoded by the coding sequence GTGGGAGAGAAAAAACTTAGTACGAAAACGATCGTCGCCATCGGCATCGGCACGGCAGTATTCGTCATTTTAGGTCGTTTCGTCGTCATCCCTACCGGAGTACCGAATACGACGATTGAAACGAGCTACGCCTTTCTCGCCTTAATGGCGCTACTGTACGGCCCGGTAGCTGGCGGGCTCATCGGCTTCATCGGACACGCACTAAAGGACGCCATTTTTTATGGTTCACCTTGGTGGAGTTGGGTCCTCGTGTCCGCGTTCGTCGGCTTCCTGTTCGGACTAGCCTTCAAAAAAATCAACATTGAAGAAGGCGAATTCGGCGTAAAACAAATCGTGCGCTTCAACATCGCCCAAGTAATTATTCAAGCGATTGGCTGGCCGTTAATCGCCCCGATCCTCGATATCGTCATTTACGCCGAACCGGCGAACAAAGTGTTTTTACAGGGGATCGTCTCCGGTGGGCTCAACATGTTGAGCGTCGGCATCTTAGGAACATTATTAGTCACTGTATACGCGAAATCGCGCACGAAAAGCGGTAGCTTACACAAAGAATGA
- a CDS encoding SAM hydrolase/SAM-dependent halogenase family protein, with protein MSNALVLQSDFGTSDGAVSAMYGVANSVDPNLRIFDLTHDIPQYNIWEGSYRLLQTVAYWREGTVFVSVVDPGVGSTRRSIAVKTTAGQYIITPDNGTLTHIKDAIAEVRTIDESVNRLPNSGESYTFHGRDIYAYTGARLAANVIRFEEVGPEVPVDSIALLPLVPTKLQDDVITGAIDILDVRFGNLWTNIHRSLFTDLGIAYGKSVEVTIENYTRKRTVYKNIIVFGRSFSDIRVGEPIVYVNSLDNLGVAINQGSFANAYNIGTGIDWRIAIRKAPKIVYE; from the coding sequence ATGTCGAACGCTTTAGTATTACAATCGGATTTTGGGACTAGTGATGGGGCCGTCAGCGCAATGTACGGGGTGGCCAACTCGGTCGATCCAAACCTCCGCATTTTTGATTTGACGCACGACATTCCCCAATATAACATATGGGAAGGGTCCTATCGCCTCTTGCAAACTGTCGCTTACTGGCGCGAAGGGACCGTGTTCGTATCGGTCGTCGACCCGGGAGTAGGGTCTACTCGCCGCAGCATTGCCGTGAAAACGACCGCCGGACAGTACATTATTACGCCGGACAACGGGACATTGACTCACATTAAAGACGCGATTGCCGAAGTGCGCACCATCGACGAATCGGTAAACCGACTCCCGAATTCCGGGGAATCTTATACGTTTCACGGACGGGACATTTACGCCTATACCGGCGCGCGCTTGGCTGCAAACGTCATTCGTTTCGAAGAAGTGGGACCAGAAGTACCCGTCGATTCGATCGCCTTATTACCCCTCGTTCCGACCAAGCTGCAAGACGACGTCATTACGGGAGCGATTGATATTTTGGACGTTCGCTTTGGCAACTTGTGGACGAATATTCACCGCTCGCTGTTTACTGATCTAGGAATCGCGTACGGCAAATCCGTCGAAGTAACGATTGAAAACTACACGCGAAAACGGACCGTGTACAAAAATATCATCGTGTTCGGACGCTCCTTCAGCGATATTCGCGTCGGCGAACCGATCGTGTACGTCAATTCGCTCGACAATTTAGGCGTAGCGATCAATCAAGGGTCGTTTGCCAATGCGTACAACATCGGCACTGGCATCGATTGGCGCATCGCCATCCGCAAAGCGCCGAAAATCGTTTACGAATAA
- a CDS encoding M23 family metallopeptidase: MKRVTMTILSAVLLVALLLIGPIPQVADVQAAPKFQMPFPCGQKWQGSTRKNHSPKLAVDFSRSGAKGKAVVASAGGTVEVVTDLKNRSYGKYVVINHGGGWKTYYAHLNSFSVKKGQKVSMGTKIGTVGSTGNSTGPHLHYEQRYNGKLQYIKLNGKKITYYGKKTYTSNNKCGSGGGGKKPVTGTVKTSGKNLIVRSGPGTKYKAVGTLKNGQKVTITCQTKGSKVKGTYGTSTLWNKVGKGYVSDAYVYTGSNKQIAPTCKK; the protein is encoded by the coding sequence ATGAAGCGTGTCACAATGACGATTCTCTCTGCGGTGCTTTTAGTTGCGTTGTTGTTAATAGGGCCGATCCCACAAGTTGCCGATGTGCAGGCAGCACCGAAGTTCCAAATGCCTTTTCCTTGTGGGCAAAAGTGGCAAGGAAGCACGCGGAAAAATCATAGTCCTAAGCTTGCCGTCGACTTTAGTCGTTCCGGTGCAAAAGGAAAAGCAGTCGTCGCCTCCGCGGGCGGTACTGTCGAAGTCGTTACAGACCTTAAGAATAGGAGCTACGGGAAGTACGTCGTGATTAACCACGGTGGAGGTTGGAAAACGTACTACGCACACTTGAACTCGTTTAGTGTGAAAAAAGGGCAGAAAGTGTCGATGGGAACGAAAATCGGCACGGTCGGCAGCACAGGTAATTCAACTGGTCCTCACTTGCACTACGAGCAAAGGTACAATGGGAAATTGCAGTATATCAAGTTAAACGGCAAAAAGATTACCTACTACGGTAAAAAGACGTACACGAGTAACAATAAGTGTGGCAGCGGAGGTGGCGGTAAAAAGCCAGTCACAGGAACGGTAAAGACGAGCGGTAAGAACTTAATTGTCAGGTCTGGCCCGGGCACGAAGTACAAAGCGGTCGGTACGCTGAAGAACGGGCAAAAAGTAACGATTACGTGCCAGACGAAAGGAAGTAAAGTGAAGGGTACATACGGCACGAGTACCCTCTGGAATAAAGTGGGGAAAGGCTACGTGTCTGACGCTTACGTTTATACGGGCTCGAACAAGCAAATTGCGCCAACTTGTAAGAAGTAG